From the Meleagris gallopavo isolate NT-WF06-2002-E0010 breed Aviagen turkey brand Nicholas breeding stock chromosome 17, Turkey_5.1, whole genome shotgun sequence genome, one window contains:
- the TOP3B gene encoding DNA topoisomerase 3-beta-1 isoform X2 gives MFHFHLSTRHSEERTGNMSSRKGLNGACSVHEYTGSFIGQSAHFKMTSVCGHVMTLDFIGKYNSWDKVDPAELFSKAPTEKKEANPKLTMVKFLQVEGRGCDCIVLWLDCDKEGENICFEVLDAVLPVMNKPPSTERTIYRAKFSSITDTDICNAMNHLGEPNRNEALSVDARQELDLRIGCAFTRFQTKYFQGKYGNLDSSLISFGPCQTPTLGFCVERHDKIQSFKPETYWVLQAKVNPEKESSLTLDWDRVRVFDREIAQMFLNITKTAREAKVESVSKKEKVKQRPLALNTVEMLRVASAALGMGPQHAMQIAERLYTQGYISYPRTETTHYPENFDLKGCLRQQANNPYWAETVKALLSEGINRPRKGHDAGDHPPITPMKAATEVELGGDGWRLYEYITRHFIATVSADCKYLQTNISFSIGPERFSCVGKVVTSPGFTEIMPWHSIPLEESLPCCEKGDLFPVGEIKLLEMQTSPPDYLTEAELITLMEKHGIGTDASIPVHINNICQRNYVTVESGRRLKPTNLGIVLVHGYYKIDAELVLPTIRSAVEKQLNLIALGKANYHQVLEHTLDIFKRKFHYFVDSIAGMDELMEVSFSPLAATGKPLSRCGKCHRFMKYIQAKPSRLHCSHCDDTYSLPQNGTIKLYKELRCPLDDFELVLWSSGSRGKSYPLCPYCYNHPPFRDMKKGMGCNECTHPTCQHSLSMLGIGQCVECENGVLVLDSTSGPKWKMACNKCNVIVHFFENAHKVRVSPETCDLCDAALVDVDFNKAKSPLPGDETQHSGCVFCDPVFQDLVELKHAAMRHPMHRGGQGKRQGRGRGKGRRPGGRPNPKKPKDKMAALAAYFV, from the exons GATTTCATAG gaaaatatAACAGCTGGGACAAGGTGGATCCAGCAGAACTTTTTAGCAAAGCtcccacagaaaagaaagaagcaaatccCAAACTGACCATGGTGAAGTTTTTACAG GTGGAGGGAAGAGGCTGTGATTGCATTGTCTTGTGGTTGGATTGCGATAAGGAGGgagaaaacatctgttttgAA GTTCTCGATGCTGTTCTTCCCGTTATGAACAAACCTCCTAGCACCGAAAGGACAATTTATAGAGCTAAATTCAGTTCTATTACTGACACAGACATCTGCAATGCCATGAATCATTTGGGAGAACCCAATCGCAACGAAGCCCTGTCAGTGGATGCCCGCCAGGAGCTGGATCTCAGAATTGGCTGTGCATTTACAAG ATTTCAGACCAAGTATTTTCAGGGGAAATATGGAAATTTAGACAGCTCCCTCATCTCCTTTGGGCCGTGTCAAACACCAACACTTGGATTCTGTGTTGAAAGACACGACAAAATCCAGTCATTCAAGCCTGAGACTTACTGGGTGCTGCAAGCTAAA GTGAACCCTGAAAAAGAAAGTTCTCTCACTTTGGATTGGGATAGAGTGCGGGTATTTGATCGTGAGATTGCCCAGATGTTCCTAAATATAACAAAGACAGCAAGAGAAGCAAAG GTAGAATCTGTGAGTAAAAAAGAGAAGGTGAAGCAGAGACCACTGGCTCTGAACACGGTAGAAATGCTACGAGTGGCCAGTGCTGCTTTAG GAATGGGTCCGCAGCACGCCATGCAAATAGCGGAGCGGCTTTATACGCAGGGTTATATTAGCTACCCTCGAACAGAAACTACCCATTATCCAGAAAACTTTGACTTGAAAGGATGCTTGAGACAACAAGCTAATAATCCTTACTGGGCAGAAACG GTAAAAGCATTGCTATCAGAAGGCATCAATCGTCCAAGGAAAGGCCATGATGCAGGGGACCATCCTCCCATCACTCCAATGAAAGCTGCAACAGAAGTAGAATTAG GTGGAGATGGATGGCGACTGTATGAGTACATAACCAGGCATTTTATTGCCACTGTGAGTGCTGATTGCAAGTACCTACAAACCaacatttctttcagtattGGCCCTGAACGTTTTAGCTGTGTTGGAAAAGTGGTAACTTCACCAG GGTTCACAGAAATTATGCCTTGGCACAGCATCCCATTAGAAGAGAGCCTTCCCTGCTGTGAGAAAGGAGATCTCTTTCCAGTTGGGGAAATAAAATTACTGGAAATGCAAACGAGTCCTCCTGACTACCTGACAGAAGCAGAACTCATCACACTGATGGAAAAGCATGGCATTG GAACCGATGCGAGTATTCCAGTTCACATCAACAACATTTGCCAGCGAAACTATGTCACAGTGGAGAGCGGTCGAAGACTAAAGCCTACAAACCTTGGAATTGTTCTGGTTCACGGTTATTACAAAATAG ATGCAGAATTAGTTCTTCCTACAATCCGCAGTGCTGTGGAGAAGCAACTCAACTTGATAGCTCTGGGTAAAGCAAATTACCACCAGGTCCTGGAGCATACCCTTGacatcttcaaaagaaaatttcactATTTTGTGGATTCTATTGCAG GTATGGATGAGCTGATGGAAGTGTCATTTTCGCCCTTAGCTGCCACGGGTAAACCTCTTTCCCGCTGTGGCAAATGCCATCGTTTTATGAAATATATTCAG GCCAAACCAAGTCGTCTGCACTGCTCTCACTGTGATGATACCTACAGTCTCCCACAGAACGGTACAATTAAGCTCTACAAAGAGTTACGTTGCCCCCTTGATGACTTCGAGCTGGTGCTGTGGTCGTCTGGATCCAGAGGAAAGAGCTACCCACTCTGTCCGTACTGTTACAACCATCCTCCCTTCAGGGACATGAAAAAAG GAATGGGCTGTAATGAATGCACCCACCCCACATGCCAGCATTCTCTTAGCATGCTTGGAATTGGGCAATGTGTTGAATGTGAGAATGGAGTTCTGGTGCTAGACTCAACGTCAGGTCCCAAATGGAAGATGGCCTGCAACAAATGCAATGTGATTGTGCATTTCTTTGAGAATGCCCACAAAGTCCGAGTGTCACCAGAGACCTGCGATTTGTGTGATGCCGCTCTTGTGGACGTAGATTTCAACAAAGCCAAATCTCCTCTACCTGGTGATGAGACCCAGCATTCAGGCTGTGTGTTCTGTGACCCTGTGTTTCAAGACCTGGTGGAGCTGAAACACGCAGCCATGAGGCACCCCATGCACCGCGGCGGACAAGGGAAAAGGCAAGGTcgaggaaggggaaaagggcGGAGGCCTGGGGGAAGACCCAACCCAAAGAAACCCAAGGACAAAATGGCAGCTCTGGCTGCTTACTTTGTATAA
- the TOP3B gene encoding DNA topoisomerase 3-beta-1 isoform X1, producing the protein MRTVLMVAEKPSLAQSIAKILSRGNMSSRKGLNGACSVHEYTGSFIGQSAHFKMTSVCGHVMTLDFIGKYNSWDKVDPAELFSKAPTEKKEANPKLTMVKFLQVEGRGCDCIVLWLDCDKEGENICFEVLDAVLPVMNKPPSTERTIYRAKFSSITDTDICNAMNHLGEPNRNEALSVDARQELDLRIGCAFTRFQTKYFQGKYGNLDSSLISFGPCQTPTLGFCVERHDKIQSFKPETYWVLQAKVNPEKESSLTLDWDRVRVFDREIAQMFLNITKTAREAKVESVSKKEKVKQRPLALNTVEMLRVASAALGMGPQHAMQIAERLYTQGYISYPRTETTHYPENFDLKGCLRQQANNPYWAETVKALLSEGINRPRKGHDAGDHPPITPMKAATEVELGGDGWRLYEYITRHFIATVSADCKYLQTNISFSIGPERFSCVGKVVTSPGFTEIMPWHSIPLEESLPCCEKGDLFPVGEIKLLEMQTSPPDYLTEAELITLMEKHGIGTDASIPVHINNICQRNYVTVESGRRLKPTNLGIVLVHGYYKIDAELVLPTIRSAVEKQLNLIALGKANYHQVLEHTLDIFKRKFHYFVDSIAGMDELMEVSFSPLAATGKPLSRCGKCHRFMKYIQAKPSRLHCSHCDDTYSLPQNGTIKLYKELRCPLDDFELVLWSSGSRGKSYPLCPYCYNHPPFRDMKKGMGCNECTHPTCQHSLSMLGIGQCVECENGVLVLDSTSGPKWKMACNKCNVIVHFFENAHKVRVSPETCDLCDAALVDVDFNKAKSPLPGDETQHSGCVFCDPVFQDLVELKHAAMRHPMHRGGQGKRQGRGRGKGRRPGGRPNPKKPKDKMAALAAYFV; encoded by the exons GATTTCATAG gaaaatatAACAGCTGGGACAAGGTGGATCCAGCAGAACTTTTTAGCAAAGCtcccacagaaaagaaagaagcaaatccCAAACTGACCATGGTGAAGTTTTTACAG GTGGAGGGAAGAGGCTGTGATTGCATTGTCTTGTGGTTGGATTGCGATAAGGAGGgagaaaacatctgttttgAA GTTCTCGATGCTGTTCTTCCCGTTATGAACAAACCTCCTAGCACCGAAAGGACAATTTATAGAGCTAAATTCAGTTCTATTACTGACACAGACATCTGCAATGCCATGAATCATTTGGGAGAACCCAATCGCAACGAAGCCCTGTCAGTGGATGCCCGCCAGGAGCTGGATCTCAGAATTGGCTGTGCATTTACAAG ATTTCAGACCAAGTATTTTCAGGGGAAATATGGAAATTTAGACAGCTCCCTCATCTCCTTTGGGCCGTGTCAAACACCAACACTTGGATTCTGTGTTGAAAGACACGACAAAATCCAGTCATTCAAGCCTGAGACTTACTGGGTGCTGCAAGCTAAA GTGAACCCTGAAAAAGAAAGTTCTCTCACTTTGGATTGGGATAGAGTGCGGGTATTTGATCGTGAGATTGCCCAGATGTTCCTAAATATAACAAAGACAGCAAGAGAAGCAAAG GTAGAATCTGTGAGTAAAAAAGAGAAGGTGAAGCAGAGACCACTGGCTCTGAACACGGTAGAAATGCTACGAGTGGCCAGTGCTGCTTTAG GAATGGGTCCGCAGCACGCCATGCAAATAGCGGAGCGGCTTTATACGCAGGGTTATATTAGCTACCCTCGAACAGAAACTACCCATTATCCAGAAAACTTTGACTTGAAAGGATGCTTGAGACAACAAGCTAATAATCCTTACTGGGCAGAAACG GTAAAAGCATTGCTATCAGAAGGCATCAATCGTCCAAGGAAAGGCCATGATGCAGGGGACCATCCTCCCATCACTCCAATGAAAGCTGCAACAGAAGTAGAATTAG GTGGAGATGGATGGCGACTGTATGAGTACATAACCAGGCATTTTATTGCCACTGTGAGTGCTGATTGCAAGTACCTACAAACCaacatttctttcagtattGGCCCTGAACGTTTTAGCTGTGTTGGAAAAGTGGTAACTTCACCAG GGTTCACAGAAATTATGCCTTGGCACAGCATCCCATTAGAAGAGAGCCTTCCCTGCTGTGAGAAAGGAGATCTCTTTCCAGTTGGGGAAATAAAATTACTGGAAATGCAAACGAGTCCTCCTGACTACCTGACAGAAGCAGAACTCATCACACTGATGGAAAAGCATGGCATTG GAACCGATGCGAGTATTCCAGTTCACATCAACAACATTTGCCAGCGAAACTATGTCACAGTGGAGAGCGGTCGAAGACTAAAGCCTACAAACCTTGGAATTGTTCTGGTTCACGGTTATTACAAAATAG ATGCAGAATTAGTTCTTCCTACAATCCGCAGTGCTGTGGAGAAGCAACTCAACTTGATAGCTCTGGGTAAAGCAAATTACCACCAGGTCCTGGAGCATACCCTTGacatcttcaaaagaaaatttcactATTTTGTGGATTCTATTGCAG GTATGGATGAGCTGATGGAAGTGTCATTTTCGCCCTTAGCTGCCACGGGTAAACCTCTTTCCCGCTGTGGCAAATGCCATCGTTTTATGAAATATATTCAG GCCAAACCAAGTCGTCTGCACTGCTCTCACTGTGATGATACCTACAGTCTCCCACAGAACGGTACAATTAAGCTCTACAAAGAGTTACGTTGCCCCCTTGATGACTTCGAGCTGGTGCTGTGGTCGTCTGGATCCAGAGGAAAGAGCTACCCACTCTGTCCGTACTGTTACAACCATCCTCCCTTCAGGGACATGAAAAAAG GAATGGGCTGTAATGAATGCACCCACCCCACATGCCAGCATTCTCTTAGCATGCTTGGAATTGGGCAATGTGTTGAATGTGAGAATGGAGTTCTGGTGCTAGACTCAACGTCAGGTCCCAAATGGAAGATGGCCTGCAACAAATGCAATGTGATTGTGCATTTCTTTGAGAATGCCCACAAAGTCCGAGTGTCACCAGAGACCTGCGATTTGTGTGATGCCGCTCTTGTGGACGTAGATTTCAACAAAGCCAAATCTCCTCTACCTGGTGATGAGACCCAGCATTCAGGCTGTGTGTTCTGTGACCCTGTGTTTCAAGACCTGGTGGAGCTGAAACACGCAGCCATGAGGCACCCCATGCACCGCGGCGGACAAGGGAAAAGGCAAGGTcgaggaaggggaaaagggcGGAGGCCTGGGGGAAGACCCAACCCAAAGAAACCCAAGGACAAAATGGCAGCTCTGGCTGCTTACTTTGTATAA